In Pseudomonas sp. R76, one genomic interval encodes:
- the astA gene encoding arginine N-succinyltransferase translates to MIVRPVRSSDLPALIDLARSTGTGLTTLPANEERLTHRVGWAEKTFRGEAGRGDADYLFVLENDEGRVVGISAIAGAVGLREPWYNFRVGLTVSASQELNIYREIPTLFLANDLTGNSELCSLFLHADYRNGLNGRMLAKARMLFIAEFPQLFGNKIIAEMRGVSNDAGRSPFWESLGRHFFKMEFSQADYLTGVGNKAFIAELMPKFPLYSCFLSEDARNVIGKVHPDTEPALSMLKSEGFSYQGYVDIFDAGPAVECETSKIRAVRDSQSLVLAIGTPGDDATPFLIHNRKREECRITAAPARLAAGTLVVYPQTAKRLQLVVGDQVRAVALSAARESK, encoded by the coding sequence ATGATCGTTCGTCCCGTACGCAGCAGCGATTTACCGGCCCTGATTGATCTGGCGCGCAGCACCGGCACCGGCCTCACCACCTTGCCGGCCAACGAAGAGCGCCTGACTCACCGGGTTGGCTGGGCAGAAAAAACCTTTCGCGGCGAAGCCGGGCGCGGCGATGCCGACTACCTGTTCGTGCTGGAAAACGACGAAGGCCGCGTGGTGGGTATTTCCGCCATCGCCGGTGCCGTCGGCCTGCGCGAGCCTTGGTACAACTTCCGGGTCGGCCTGACGGTCAGCGCCTCCCAGGAGCTGAATATCTACCGCGAGATCCCGACGCTGTTCTTGGCCAACGACCTCACCGGCAATTCCGAATTGTGCTCGTTGTTCCTGCACGCCGATTACCGCAACGGCCTCAACGGCCGCATGCTCGCCAAGGCGCGCATGCTGTTTATCGCTGAATTCCCGCAGCTGTTCGGTAACAAGATCATTGCCGAGATGCGCGGCGTGTCCAACGACGCTGGGCGCTCGCCGTTCTGGGAAAGCCTGGGCCGGCACTTCTTCAAGATGGAATTCAGCCAGGCCGACTACCTCACCGGCGTAGGCAACAAGGCGTTTATCGCCGAGCTGATGCCGAAGTTTCCGCTGTACAGCTGCTTTCTGTCCGAAGACGCGCGCAATGTGATCGGCAAAGTCCACCCGGACACCGAGCCAGCGCTGAGCATGCTCAAGAGCGAAGGCTTCAGCTACCAGGGCTATGTCGATATTTTCGACGCCGGCCCGGCAGTGGAGTGTGAAACCAGCAAAATCCGTGCGGTGCGCGACAGTCAGTCACTGGTGTTGGCCATCGGCACGCCGGGGGACGACGCCACGCCGTTCCTGATCCATAACCGCAAGCGCGAGGAGTGCCGCATTACCGCCGCTCCGGCCCGGCTGGCGGCAGGCACCTTGGTGGTCTACCCGCAGACCGCCAAACGCCTGCAACTGGTGGTGGGTGATCAAGTGCGTGCTGTTGCGTTGTCTGCTGCTCGGGAGTCGAAATAA
- the aruF gene encoding arginine/ornithine succinyltransferase subunit alpha yields the protein MLVMRPAQMADLGEVQRLAADSPIGVTSLPDDVERLSDKIAASEASFAAEVSFNGEESYFFVLEDTETGKLAGCSAIVASAGYSEPFYSFRNETFVHASRELKIHNKIHVLSQCHDLTGNSLLTSFYVVPELVGSPWSELNSRGRLLFVASHPERFADSVVTEIVGYSDENGDSPFWDAIGRNFFDLNYAAAERLCGLKSRTFLAELMPHYPIYVPLLPDAAQEAMGQVHPRAQITFDILMREGFETDHYIDIFDGGPTLHARVSGIRSIAQSRVVPVKIGEMVKGAGRQYLVSNAQLQDYRAVMLDLDYAPGKPVTLDLETAEALGVGEGASVRLVAV from the coding sequence ATGCTGGTGATGCGCCCCGCGCAAATGGCTGATCTGGGCGAGGTACAGCGTCTGGCTGCGGACAGCCCGATTGGTGTCACCTCCTTGCCGGATGATGTGGAACGCCTGAGCGACAAGATCGCCGCCAGCGAAGCGTCCTTCGCGGCCGAGGTCAGTTTCAACGGTGAAGAAAGCTATTTCTTCGTGCTCGAAGACACCGAGACCGGCAAGCTCGCCGGCTGTTCGGCCATCGTCGCATCCGCCGGTTATTCGGAGCCGTTCTACAGCTTTCGTAACGAAACCTTCGTGCACGCCTCCCGCGAGCTGAAGATCCACAACAAGATCCACGTACTGTCCCAGTGCCACGACCTGACCGGCAACAGCCTGCTCACCAGTTTTTATGTGGTGCCGGAGCTGGTCGGTTCGCCGTGGTCTGAACTCAACTCCCGTGGCCGCCTGCTGTTTGTCGCCAGCCACCCCGAGCGCTTTGCCGACTCGGTGGTGACCGAGATTGTCGGCTACAGCGACGAGAACGGCGACTCGCCGTTCTGGGACGCCATCGGCCGCAACTTTTTCGACCTCAACTACGCCGCCGCCGAGCGCCTGTGCGGGCTGAAAAGCCGCACCTTCCTCGCCGAGCTGATGCCGCACTACCCGATCTACGTACCGCTGCTGCCGGATGCAGCCCAGGAAGCCATGGGCCAGGTGCACCCGCGTGCCCAGATCACCTTCGACATCCTGATGCGTGAAGGCTTTGAGACCGACCATTACATCGACATCTTCGACGGCGGCCCGACGCTGCACGCAAGGGTCTCGGGCATTCGCTCGATCGCCCAGAGCCGCGTGGTGCCGGTGAAGATCGGCGAGATGGTCAAGGGCGCCGGCCGCCAGTACCTGGTGAGCAACGCGCAGTTGCAGGATTACCGCGCGGTGATGCTGGACCTGGACTACGCGCCCGGCAAACCGGTGACCCTGGACCTGGAAACCGCTGAAGCCCTGGGTGTCGGCGAGGGCGCAAGTGTGCGCCTGGTCGCGGTTTAA